The genomic interval CTTTATAGGGATATTGTACTTTTCTGCAAGAAATTTAACAGCCTCGTTAAAATCAAGGTTTTCAATCCTTTCAACAAAAGAAATTACATCCCCGGAAGCCTTGCATCCAAAACAATGGAATAACCCAGAATCAGGATTGACATAAAAAGATGGGGTTTTTTCAGAGTGAAATGGACACAAAGCCCTCAACCTGCTTCCTGCCCTCTCTAACTTCACATACTCCCCTATCAAGTCTTCAATATTTATCAACGATTTTAATTCCCTTATAAAATCAGGAGAAAACCCCATATAGTACAACCCTCAAATTTAATTTCAGATTAAAGTATAGCACAGAGAAAATATTTTTATTTACCACAAAAAAAGCCCCGGCAAAACCGGGGCTAAACTTCCACATAAAGGATAAGCGGTTAGAAGAATAACCTGAATCCTAACCTACCATATACCCATTTTCCATCCTGATCACCGTAAACATACGGTTGATCATCGGTGGCTTTGTTGTAATCAATCTCAGCAAGAATGGAGAGGTCTTTGGTAATGTAGTAGTAAAATTCTGCCTTGAACTGAAGGATTTCAAAATCAAGATCAGAGTACTGGTCAATTTCTGAATAGCCTTCAAAATCAAGGTGCTCAATTGAATCAATAGGTCCATCCCAGCTTGTTATTGGGTCAAAGTGGGCTTTTGCATTAGAAATAGATGTTGTTAAATTAATCTCAACATTTTCAAACGGCATTGAATTCAATGAAAGATAGTAAGTGTTTGCAGTCTGGTGGTACTCTGTTAAAGAGGTAGCTGTACCGTAATGTAACCATCCTCCGACACCGTCGGAGAGAACTGCGCCGCCTCACCCATCCATTATGGGCACGGCAAACAGCGTTGTTTGAGAGCCGTTTGAATAATCGTACCCTAAAGTAATAACGGTATTGTCATTCAACTGAACAAAGTAATCAAATCCAGCATTTTTAGCTGTCAAATCCATTTTGTAAGTGTTTAACTCGTCATTCTCGCCGTCTCTGTAATTTCCGTAGATATTCAAAGAGGAGTTGTCAGTTAAATCAATTGTAAATGAACCCTTAATTTTAAAGTCCTGATTGGGCAATGAAGTAGCCTCTCCACTTCTTTCCCTTAAATAGTACCAAAGTGGTCCATTACTATAGTTGTGATAGGATTCTTCGTAAATTCCATTATAGCTTTCAAAAGGATGATCAATGTCTTCGTAGGATACTTCAAAGAATGCCCTTGATCCTTCAAACCTTCCGTCATACCTTATTTTAAACAGGTTCTTTGTTGTGTCAGTTGATTTGTTTTCATAGTTAACAATCAGATTATCCCTATCAATCTGCTGGTACCTGTAGGTAAAGGTTAACCTCTGATTTGGAGAGAATTTGTATATTCCCCTTAATTTGAAGTAAGATACATCTCTGTTAAAAGAAGAGTATCTTGTGAAAGCCATTGGGTCTCCGGTTACTCTCCAGTTTGGAAGATCAACAAAGTAATCGTCATTGTCTATTGTGTAATAGGAGAAATAAGCATCAAATCTGAAGTTTTTAGAGAATTTTCTTGTGTAACGGAGAGAACCTGCTTTAGTGTCCATTTGCAGGTCAATGGCTTTATTCTTCTGAGTAGAATAGAGAAGTTTAGCATAAATTGTGTCTTTTGGTGAAATTACACTTTCAATAGAAACTGCATTTTCAAACATCTCATTATCATTGTTGTAATCTGCAGGAAGTCTTTCCCCACCAAAGATTGTCCTTGAGGCAAATTCATCTACCAGAGTGCCTTTTACAGGGTGTCTTGGTAAATCATAGTAAAAGGAGTATTGATCAGCCCTGTTGTTGAATTTTGAGTATGTTCCTTTGTAAGAAATATCAGTATTACCAACCTTTGCGTCTGCCTTTACCCATAAATCATAAGTCATTTCATCAGTCTTCCCTGCCTTGGAAGTGATGTGGCAGGAATCACAGTGAGACAACCCATTAATCTGATGATAACCTTTTCTGCCCATTGAGCTTAAACCAACCTGAACATGTTTAAATGGGCTATCATTGTCAAGGTTAAAATCAAATACCTGGCTGAATTTTTCATAAACAGTGTAGTAATCTACATCAGGGTCATAATCTTCGTGAAATACGAATTTTCCACCAGGGGTGTTATTAACTGGATCAACCGATTCTCTTCCTTCCAGGTTTGCTAATTTATCATGTCCAAGCCTGTGGAAGAATTTGTTATAGGTGGTTGTAGATTTAAACCATGTTCCACTGTTTATAACAAGTTTGAAATTCATATCAGAATGGGATTCAACTTCACCTTCCCATTTTATCTTTACATCACCGTCTGTTTTAACCCACCTGAACTTTAAACTTCCTTCAGCATGAGTAATAGCTTCATCATATTCAGCTGCCTTGGTGCCGTCTTTAGTTACTGAGCTACCGTGTGCCCCAATTTCAGCGTAGTTTGCGCTCTCTTTTTTGGGTTCACCGGCAAAACACCAGGCAGAAACAAACAATATTGCGAGAAGTGCAATTAACTTCCTCATAATTCCCTCCTTACCTGGTTAATGCCTTACCCTGTCCGCTTAAGCCCTCGGACGGGAGGTCTGTACCGTGAACCCTTGTATGACACTGGGTGCACTTGGTAGTAAACGCTCTCTTAAAAGACTGCCTATCTGAACGCACAACCCTATCCGGATGGTTAGGCTCTGTTGAAGTTCCCTCATATCCGGGTAAAGTTGCATGGAAATGCATCTGGTGGCACTGTAAGCACAGGAAAGGCTCATTTTTCTTCAAAAGATTATCAGCAACTGCTCCATGAGGATTGTGGCATATTGTACAATTCTCAGCAACTGGAGCATGCTCGAATACAAATGGACCTCTGTACTGTGGATGACAGCTTAAGCACTTTGCATTTACCCTTTCATCCAGCTTGTTTTCTTCTGAGCCATCAAACTTGTGACAATCAATGCATTTCATCTTTCCTTCTTTTACAACCGGGTGGTGAGAAGGAAGTAAAAACTGTGCTCTTTCCTTTTTGTGACAGGAAATACAGAGTTTGTTCTCCTCTTTTACCAGACTACCTTTAAAAGCAGGCTGGTGAACCTTGTGACAATCTGTGCAGCCTACTCCATACTCAATAACATGTTTTTCTTTTAATCCATGAAGAACATTAGAGTGGCATTTTAAGCACTGTTTTTCAAGTTTAAATTTGTTGTTAGAAGGGCCATAAATCAAAGACGGGTCCTCTTCATCTGCATGCTGTTCGCCAGGACCGTGACATGCTTCGCACTTAAATTGGTCGCCTTTTTTAAAGTAAGTGGCATGGAATGACTTATCAAAAGCCGTTACCACATCTTCATGGCAACCTGAACATGTGTCCACTCCGACAAAACCTTTGTCGGCAGAAATTGCCAGGCTTGGGAAAAATAACACAAACCCGACAACCAAACAAATTAAAGTTAACCTCCTCATAACCTCTCCATTCCTTTCGAATTTAAGAAGGTTAGTACCAGAAACCCCACGCTCATTAATAAAACCTTATCTTTTTATATGATAATACCTTAAATTACATTTTGCAATAACTTTTACCTTTAATAGCTTTGTAAAAATTAAAACACACGCAGTAATCTTTATTGGCAAAATTTTTTCGAAATATCGGATTAATATTTTTTACTTTCTAATACCTGTAAACATCACAGAGTTTCGTTGAAAGGTATCTTTCTCCTCTATCCCCGCATATAAAAACAATATTCGCATTTTCAACCTTTTCAGCAATCTTTAATGCCTGACATAGGTTCGCCCCGCTTGATATCCCGGCAAAAATACCTTCTTTAAGTGCTAATTCTCTTGTGTATTTGTATGCTTCCTCGTCTGTTACAGTTTCAAGTGAGTCTATTTTATCCTTATCCCAGATAGGTGGGACATAACTTCCGTCAAGGTGCAGCAAACCTTCAATATGGCTTATCGGAGTGGCAGGGTGAACCCCTATTATCTTTACTCTATCTCCAAATTCCTCTTTCAAAGCTTTTGAGACACCCATTAAAGTGCCACCTGTTCCCAATCCTGCCACAAAGTAGTCAACCCCCTCATCCTTTAAATCCCGTGCAATCTCTTTTCCAGTTATATAATGGGCTTCTGTATTGCCCTGGTCTCCATTCTGGTTAAAGTAATAGTATTTTTCAGGATCTTTTGAGCACAACTCCTCTGCAGCCTCAATATGGCTATTCTGATTGGTTGGATCTGTCAAAATCAACTCTCCTCCCCAGGCCCTTATCATTACCCTTCTTTCCATACTTTTGCTTTCAGGCATAAAAATCCTGCACTTGTATCCTTTTAAATTGCATATCATTGAGAGGGCAATACCTGTATTTCCACTTGATGCTTCTACAATTATCATATCCTTTTTTAATTTTCCTTCTTTTTCAGCCTTTTCAATCATGTATTTAACAATCCTGTCCTTTAATGAACCAGAAGGATTAAACATCTCCAATTTTGCAAAAATACGCACATTTTTTTCAGGTTTTGAAAACCTCTTTAATTCAACAAGAGGTGTGTTCCCAACTAAATCCAGAAAAGTTTTCATATCCCACTCCCGTAGTTTTGGTTCTCAAATTTAAAGTTTACCAGAATTCAAGCAAAATGTTAAAACTTATACTAAATAATTCCCTCTGATTTGAAAGAAAAATACCCCTGAGGGTTATAGATTATGTGGTCTATCAATTCAATTTCTACTATATTGCATGCATCTAAAAGCCTTTTTGTAAACCTGATATCCTCATTGCTTGGCTTAATATTCTCAGTTAAATGGTTATGGGCGACAATTATCCCCCTGCTTCCCTTTCTTAAAGCCTTTTTTAAAATCTCTGAGATAAAAAGGGGGATAGAGTTCACATTTCCCATAAAAAGTGTTTCACAATCTATTAGATTTGAAGCATTGTTTACAAAGAGGACACTGAATTTTTCCCTATCTTCCCATTTAATTGAAGACATTAAAAACTTATATACACTTTCTGGATTTTGTAACTTAAACTCAGATAATGTTATCTTTTCCCTGAAATATCGGTGAACAATCTCCAATAATGCTTTTAGCAAAGTTGCCTTTGAAGTATTTAATCCTTTTACTTTGATTAAATCCTTTATATCTGCGTCAAGCAAACCAGAAAATCCACCAAATTCTTTTAAAATTTCCTTTGAAAACTGAACAACAGGCTTTCCTTTAATCCCTGTCCTCAAAAGAATGGCAAGCAATTCTTCGTCTTTTAACTTATTTGCTCCACATTCAATTAATTTTTCTCTCGGTTTCATACAATTATTTTATTTTCTATTTGCTCGCCTTTCAAGTTTAAGTACGCATTTTCATAGATTATTGAGTTTATTATTTCCCCGTATCCCTCAACCTTTGCATTATAGATTACTGAATTTTTTAGAGTGATATTTTTTGAGACATCACCACCCGGATAAACAACTGAATTTCCAGAACCAAAAATATACTTATTTGCGTTTATCAAGCCTGATAGTGTTCCGCAATCAAACCATGTCCCCCTAAATTCTACAAAGCCTATTTTCTTAGTAGGAATAAGTTTTTTGTAAACATCAACAATAGAGTACTCTATTAATGGGATTATTTCAGGGGAGAGCATCTGCAATCCTGTGAAAAAATAATCTCCCCCTTTACCTATTGATTTAATTGATTGTCCCTCAACCTGAAAAGGAGTGGCTTTTTCACCTTTTAATTTTTTCAAAACAAGTGTTATAAGGTTTTTATTTTCAATGTGACTTTTAATGAGTCTGTCTAATATGCCTTCATCATTGAAGAATACAGTGTCGCAGTTTATTGTAACCATATATGCATCAAAGAATTTCCTTAAATTTGTAAGATAGCCACCTGTTCCTAAAATCTCTTTTTCGTAAAATGGAATTAAACCGTTTTCTTTAGCGAATTTTTCCAATTGCTCTCTTTTATGGTGAATATTTAACCCAATTTCTTTAATTCTATTTTTTTTAAACAGATTTAATCCGTATTCAATAAGAGTTTTATCTCCCAATGTTACAAGAGGTTTGGGTATGTTATCAGTGATTGGCTTTAGCCTTGTTCCCAACCCTGCAGCAAGGACAAAGCCTTTTATTTTGAAGTTAAATCTCAATAATTTCCCCGTCCTTCAAAATTTTTACATCAAACGATTTCAATTCTTTTTCAATCAAATCTTTATAATGTGGTTTTAAGTGAAAGACAAAGATATTGTCAAATTTGTCCATCTTTTTTAATTCTTGAATAAATGTTTCAACAGAGAGGTGATAGCTTACTTCAGCGATTTTTCCCCTCTTTGAAGGGAAAGAACATTCAGTAATAATTGACTTTACCCCTTTTTCATAAAGTTTTTTCCATAACCCGTTTGTTTGGTATGTATCTGCCGTATATGCCAGTTTTGATTTTTCATCACTTATAATAAAACCTATACTTCCCTCTGTGTGATATACATTAAAAAACTCAATCTCGTATCCCTCAATTTTCAAAACCTCTCCATCTGAAACCTCTTCGAATATCAAAGTAGGATTCTCTCTGTCTGGAATTTTTCTAAAATCCGGCCATATTTTCCCGTTAAAAACATTTTCTGAGATTAATTTCAATGTTTCTTTTGTCGCAAAAATTCTAAGATTTTTCCCAGAAATAGATAGATTATCTGCAACAAAGGGAAGGTCGCATATATGGTCAAAATGTGCATGTGATATAAAACAAACTTCAATATCTCCCTGTCTCTCTACAGAGAGTGAAGAGCATACAGAACCACAATCAAATAGAATTTTGCCATCAATTAAAAAAGAAGGAAGATTCGAATTTTTGTCTTTTCCGCCTGAGCAACCTAATACTTCAACCTTCATTCAACTCCCTCATAACCTTTTCATTGATAATAGTTTTGAACACTTCAACAACCCTTGGGTCAAACTGTTTTCCAGAATATTTATCAATTTCCTCAATTGCTTTTTGATAACTTAAAGCTTTTCTGTAAGGCCTATCAGTTGTCATTGCGTCAAATGTATCACAAACAGATATTATTTTTGCAAACAAAGGAATTTCTCCATTCTTCAAGCCTTCAGGATATCCGCTTCCATCCTCTGTTTCATGGTGATACAAAATACCGTCTAAAGCCTTTCTCAACCCTTCAACTTTTTTTACAATCTCATATCCTAAAACAGGGTGTTTTTTCATAATTTCCCTTTCTGCACTGTCCAATGGTGCCTGCTTGTTTAAGATTGCATCCGGAATACCTATCTTGCCTATATCGTGAAGAATTGCAGATAGAGAAAGCCAGTACAACTGCTCTTTTGAAAAGCCTAACCTCTCCCCAATCATCACACTATACTTCATAACTCTTCTTGTGTGCCCGGCTGTATAGTAATCCCTTTTTTCAATAGCATCGGCCAAAGCAAGTGATGTTTCAAAGAAAATATTTTTAAGCTCATTATACATTTTTGCGTTAACAAGGGCTGTTGAAATTGGGATTGCAATCATTTTAACCTTTTCAGAATCTTCTTTCGAAAAACCATCTCCCTTAATTTTATTAATTAGCTGGATAGCACCTATAACCTCCCCTTTGTATTCAAGGGGGACTGATAAAATTGACTTTGTTTCAAAATGGCTTACGCTATCCACTTTCTTTGACCAATAAGGTGATTGTTTTACATTGTTGATTATAATAACTTTTTTTTCAGATATTGTGTGACCTACAACACCTTCACCCATTTTAAGCCTGATTTCTTTTAGTTTTTCGCTCTCATCTCCACTTAAAATTCTGAAAAAAATCTCATTTTTATCAGAATCAATTTCCCAGATTGAACTTCTTTCAGCCCCTATCTCCTCTTCAAGTAAACTCATAGCATTTGTAAGCACAAAATCAATATCTAACTCTGAGTTTAACCTTTCCCAGATTGTTAACAATTTTTCGTAAAAATTGTTGTTCATATTAAATCAAATCTCTGTACCAACCTGGAAGAGCCCCCGATTTTCTCGCCTGTTCTTGTAAATCCTCTTTTTGTTTTTTTAGTGTTTTTAATCTTTCTTGAAGTTTTTTCTTCTTCTTTTCAAGTTTTGTCATTTGGGCATTTATATTCATTATCACAATATTATCATCGGTATTAAGTTTTTCCGTCATCAACCTGTTTAGCTCTTTCTGTATTGCATCAATTTCCTCTTTAGTTTTCTTAATTGAATTATTCAGGGTGATAAATTTCTCCCTCCAATACTTTTCAGCCTGCTCTTCACTCATCCCTTCAGTTGGAGACATTGCAGCAGCACTATCATTTGTTATATCTGCCTCTGGTTCCTCATTTTTCCAGGACATATAGGGGTTAGCCTTTTTATTCTTTTCCTTTTTTTTATCTTTTTTTTCTAACTTCACTGTGCTTTCTGTAATTATCAATGGTTTTTTCTTCGATTTTTTTTCAATTGTCTCTTTTGAGTCTAAAATTTTTATTGTTTTTTTCTGAGTCTCTACTACTTTTTTCTTTTTCTCAGGTTTATTTGCCTCTTCTGTCTTTTTAAAATCTACCAGTTTTTTTGGGAAACTTATCTTTTTCCCATCAGGAGTTATCCCTATAATTACCTTTTTAGAAAAATCAGGCTTCTCTTTTAAAACCAGAATTCCGCCGTTAATAAAGTAAACCTTGTATATCCCGGCAAACAGGTTGAAAGCAAAAAGGACAAATAACATTACAACAACCTTTTTCATAATACCCCCTCTAAGTATGTTTCTTTTTTAATTTTAACATTAAAAAACTCAAGCATTGCATTAAATTAATAAATTTGATTTTTATCACTTTAAACTTATAATTAGAGTATGAGGTGTCCGTATTGTCGTGAAAACAAAGATAAAGTAATAGATTCAAGAGAGATTAACGAAGGAAGGGTTATAAGAAGAAGGAGAGAGTGTTTAAACTGCGGAAAGAGGTTTACAACTTATGAAAGGGTGGAAGAAAACCCTTTAAGGGTTATTAAAAGAGATGGAAGAATTGAAAGCTTTAACAGGGACAAATTGCTCAGAGGAATTTTAAAAGCCTGCGAAAAAAGACCTGTAAAAATTGAAGATATAGAAAATTTAATAGATGACATTGTAGTTCAGTTGTATCAAAAGGGGGACAGGGAAATACCAGCGACAGAGATTGGTGAGATAGTTATGGAAAAGCTAAAAAGCCTTGATTCCGTTGCCTATGTGCGCTTTGCCTCTGTTTACAGAGACTTTAAAGATGTTGAAGAATTTTTAAAGGAAATTCAAAGGTTAATGAAAAAGGGGGGCAAAAGTGATTAATGACATCTTCTATGAACTTAAACACCTTGAAGATGAAATAAAAAGAATAATATCTCTTTCCCCTGAAAGACAGGTAACAGGGTTTGTTCCACCTATGGATATCTTTGAAAAAGAAGGTAAGGTTATTATCTACATGGATCTACCTGGATTCAATGCAAAGGATATAAAAATAGAAAGCGAAGGAAGACATTTGAAAATCAGCGGTATAAAAAGAATTGACAAAACAGGGGATAAGGACTTAAATTTCATATGTATCGAGCGTAAGTTCGGTAATTTTGAAAGAAGAATTTTCCTTGGAAATACCCCCGACATAGAGAAAATTGAAGCGGTTTTATCAAAAGGGGTTTTGAAAGTAACAATCCCATTTGTTCAAGAACAAGCAAAAAAAGTGGAAGTTAAAATCAAAGAAGAGGAGTAGGTATGGAGAAGCAGTTAGAAAATTTTACAGAACCAGAAATAAATACTCCGGACATTCTGCCGGTGTTACCATTAAGGGATGTTGTTGTTTTCCCCTATTTCTTAATTCCTTTATCTGTTGGAAGGCCTGCCTCAATAGAAGCTGTAAATGCTGCACTTGAAGGACAGAGGTTTATATTTCTTGCAACCCAGAAAAATCCTGAAATTGAAGAGCCTACCATAGACCAGTTGTACCCGATAGGAACTGTTGCAGTGATAATAAAAATGCTTAAAATGCCTGACGGGACACTGAGAATACTGGTTCAGGGAATTCACAGGGCAAAGATTAAAAGTTTAAACGACGGAAAGCCTTATTACAAAGCCGCAATTGAAAGGGTTAACGACAAGGTAATTGAGAAGGATGTCAGGGTTGAAGCCTTAATGAGAACAGTTCTTGAACAGTTTGAAAAGGCAGTAAAATTAGGAAAAACAGTCCCCCCTGAGTTTTTAAGCCTTATCGCAACAATTGAAGAACCGGGGAAACTATCAGATTTTATAACAAATCACCTTAATCTTAAAATTGAAGAACAGATTGAATTGCTTGAGGAAACAAACCCTATTAAAAGGCTTGAAAAAATAAACAATTACCTTGCAAAGGAAATTGCAGTCCTTGAGTTGCAGCAAAAAATCACCCTTGAAGCAAAGGATGAAATTGATAAATCCCAGAGAGAATACTTTTTAAGGCAACAATTAAAAGCCATTCTCCATGAATTAGGCGAATCAGAAGACTTTGAACAGGAATTAGAAGAATACAGGGAAAAATTAAAAAAGACCCCTTTAAACGAGGAAGCAAGGAAGGAAGCTGAAAAACAGATTAAAAGGCTTGCAAGAATGCACGGTGATTCTGCCGAGGCAAGCGTTGTTAGAACATACCTTGACTGGCTGTTTGACCTACCATGGGGGAAATTTACTGAAGACAACCTTGATATTTTAAAGGCCAAAAAAATTCTGGACAAAGAGCATTACGGTTTAAAAGAGGTTAAAGAGAGAATTTTAGAATACCTTGCTGTGAGAAAAATAAAAAAGGATATGAAAGGCCCTATTCTTTGCTTTGTTGGACCTCCAGGAGTCGGGAAAACATCTTTAGGCCGCTCAATTGCAAATGCTTTAAATAGAAAGTTTATAAGAATGTCAATAGGCGGTGTTAAAGATGAAGCAGAAATCAGGGGGCATAGAAGAACCTATGTTGGTGCAATGCCTGGAAGAATTATTCAGGGGATAAAACAGGCAGGCACAATGAATCCTGTATTTATGCTTGATGAGGTGGACAAAATTGGCGCAGATTTCAGGGGAGACCCATCAAACGCATTGCTTGAGGCTTTAGACCCTGAACAGAACAATTCGTTCAGAGACCATTATCTTGGAGTGCCATTTGATTTATCCGGTGTTATGTTTATTACAACTGCAAACCAGTTAGACACAATTCAACCTGCTTTTTTAGACAGAATGGAGGTAATCCACATACCAGGTTACACGCTTGAGGAAAAGGTTGAAATTGCAAAAAGGCATTTAATCCCCAAACAGATGAAGGAAAACGGTGTACCAAAGGGTAAAATAAAAATTACTTCAGGGGCAATTAAAAAGATTGTTGAAGGCTACACAAGGGAAGCGGGAGTAAGAAATTTAGAGAGACTGATAAATAAATTGATTAGAAAAATCATCTTTAAAATGGTTGAAAACAACGAATTTGACAATCCTGAAATTAAATACGCAGTAAAAGCAAAAGATGTAAAAGAATTTTTAGGTGCAGAAAAAATACTTGAAGATAGAAGGCTGAAAGAAAACAGAATAGGAGTTGCAACAGGGTTGGCATGGACACCTTTTGGCGGAGATATTCTTTTCATAGAAACCTCAGTTATGAGGGGAAATGGAAGGCTTATTTTAACCGGGCAATTAGGGGATGTAATGAAAGAGTCTGCACAGGCTGCTTTAAGCTATTTAAGGGCTAATGAAAAGAAATACGGCTTAGAAGAATTCCCCTTTGATAAAAAAGATATTCATATCCATGTCCCCGCAGGGGCAATACCTAAAGACGGGCCATCTGCTGGAATTACACTTGCAACCTCTCTCTTATCAGCCTTAACCGAAAGGGAAGTTAAGGCAAGTGTTGCTATGACAGGAGAAATCACTTTAAGGGGAGATGTACTTGCCGTTGGTGGTCTTAAAGAGAAAATACTTGCTGCAAAGAGGGCGGGTATTGTTGACATTATTGCACCTAAAGAAAACAGGAATGAGATTGAAGAGATTGAGCCTCAATACCTTGAAGGCTTAAAAATACACTATGTAAAGAATGTTGATGAAGTCTTTAAGCTTGCATTGGTAAAATAGGGGGGATTATTCCCCCTTTATCCCTATAAAATTCACATTTCTGAATTCTGTTTTATTTTTTCTGTAAGAATGAAAGTAATTGTGGTGCATTGTGCAATATGGGGAAATAGAAATACTCTCTTCTTTTAAACCTGAAGACAGAAGTTTGTTAAAGGCGCATAACTTTAAATTTAGAAGGAATTTATTTTTTCCCCTTTTTAAAAATTTTTCCGAAAAATGCTTTGCAACATCCTCCCCCACTTCATAACAGTTACCGCAAATAGAAACACCAATAATTGCCTTTAATCTTTTGGAATTTACCCCTCTTTTTGTAATCTCTTCAAAAAAGTTTTCAAAGATATTGTTAACAAATCCTCTCCAGCCTGCGTGAATTATACCTGCAAAATTATCAGAATAGATGTAAACAGGCACACAATCTGCAGTAAAAACTGAAAGCATTATCCCTTTTTCAAATGTAAACAGTGCATCTCCATCTATTCCTTTAACAGGTTCATTTACCTCAACAACCTTTCCAGAGTGAATTTGATTAAGGTATGAAAAATCATTAAAACCTACAAAATCTTTTATCTTTTCAGCAAGAACAATCTTTTTTTCTTCTGTTTTAAAACTAACCCCTGCAAGAATATTTCTCTCATTAACAGGAAAAACCATAACTTTCATTTTTTAATAACCCTTTATTTAAACTCAATGTATTTTTCAAGAAAAGAATCAAGGTCAACATAGTTTATAAAAGCCATTAAGCCTATCCTTTTTTTTCTACAAAAGGCAAAAATACAATAAATTTAGCCCATTTATCTCTTTCACTTTCTACCGTAATATTCCCGTTATGTCTCTCCACTATCCTTGATACAATTGACAAACCTAATCCAACTCCTTCAACCTTGCCAGAGTTTTCCCTATCTCTGAAAAATCTTTTAAAAATCTTTTCTATTTTACTCTTATCAATACCAACACCTGTGTTAAAAACAGAAAATTCTACACCATTTTTTACTTTTCTACCTTCAAATTTTAT from Thermotomaculum hydrothermale carries:
- a CDS encoding nucleotidyltransferase family protein; translation: MRFNFKIKGFVLAAGLGTRLKPITDNIPKPLVTLGDKTLIEYGLNLFKKNRIKEIGLNIHHKREQLEKFAKENGLIPFYEKEILGTGGYLTNLRKFFDAYMVTINCDTVFFNDEGILDRLIKSHIENKNLITLVLKKLKGEKATPFQVEGQSIKSIGKGGDYFFTGLQMLSPEIIPLIEYSIVDVYKKLIPTKKIGFVEFRGTWFDCGTLSGLINANKYIFGSGNSVVYPGGDVSKNITLKNSVIYNAKVEGYGEIINSIIYENAYLNLKGEQIENKIIV
- the nrdR gene encoding transcriptional regulator NrdR, whose protein sequence is MRCPYCRENKDKVIDSREINEGRVIRRRRECLNCGKRFTTYERVEENPLRVIKRDGRIESFNRDKLLRGILKACEKRPVKIEDIENLIDDIVVQLYQKGDREIPATEIGEIVMEKLKSLDSVAYVRFASVYRDFKDVEEFLKEIQRLMKKGGKSD
- a CDS encoding PLP-dependent cysteine synthase family protein; protein product: MKTFLDLVGNTPLVELKRFSKPEKNVRIFAKLEMFNPSGSLKDRIVKYMIEKAEKEGKLKKDMIIVEASSGNTGIALSMICNLKGYKCRIFMPESKSMERRVMIRAWGGELILTDPTNQNSHIEAAEELCSKDPEKYYYFNQNGDQGNTEAHYITGKEIARDLKDEGVDYFVAGLGTGGTLMGVSKALKEEFGDRVKIIGVHPATPISHIEGLLHLDGSYVPPIWDKDKIDSLETVTDEEAYKYTRELALKEGIFAGISSGANLCQALKIAEKVENANIVFICGDRGERYLSTKLCDVYRY
- a CDS encoding GSU2203 family decaheme c-type cytochrome, with product MRRLTLICLVVGFVLFFPSLAISADKGFVGVDTCSGCHEDVVTAFDKSFHATYFKKGDQFKCEACHGPGEQHADEEDPSLIYGPSNNKFKLEKQCLKCHSNVLHGLKEKHVIEYGVGCTDCHKVHQPAFKGSLVKEENKLCISCHKKERAQFLLPSHHPVVKEGKMKCIDCHKFDGSEENKLDERVNAKCLSCHPQYRGPFVFEHAPVAENCTICHNPHGAVADNLLKKNEPFLCLQCHQMHFHATLPGYEGTSTEPNHPDRVVRSDRQSFKRAFTTKCTQCHTRVHGTDLPSEGLSGQGKALTR
- a CDS encoding GSU2204 family CXXCH-containing (seleno)protein; amino-acid sequence: MRKLIALLAILFVSAWCFAGEPKKESANYAEIGAHGSSVTKDGTKAAEYDEAITHAEGSLKFRWVKTDGDVKIKWEGEVESHSDMNFKLVINSGTWFKSTTTYNKFFHRLGHDKLANLEGRESVDPVNNTPGGKFVFHEDYDPDVDYYTVYEKFSQVFDFNLDNDSPFKHVQVGLSSMGRKGYHQINGLSHCDSCHITSKAGKTDEMTYDLWVKADAKVGNTDISYKGTYSKFNNRADQYSFYYDLPRHPVKGTLVDEFASRTIFGGERLPADYNNDNEMFENAVSIESVISPKDTIYAKLLYSTQKNKAIDLQMDTKAGSLRYTRKFSKNFRFDAYFSYYTIDNDDYFVDLPNWRVTGDPMAFTRYSSFNRDVSYFKLRGIYKFSPNQRLTFTYRYQQIDRDNLIVNYENKSTDTTKNLFKIRYDGRFEGSRAFFEVSYEDIDHPFESYNGIYEESYHNYSNGPLWYYLRERSGEATSLPNQDFKIKGSFTIDLTDNSSLNIYGNYRDGENDELNTYKMDLTAKNAGFDYFVQLNDNTVITLGYDYSNGSQTTLFAVPIMDG
- the radC gene encoding RadC family protein, with the protein product MKPREKLIECGANKLKDEELLAILLRTGIKGKPVVQFSKEILKEFGGFSGLLDADIKDLIKVKGLNTSKATLLKALLEIVHRYFREKITLSEFKLQNPESVYKFLMSSIKWEDREKFSVLFVNNASNLIDCETLFMGNVNSIPLFISEILKKALRKGSRGIIVAHNHLTENIKPSNEDIRFTKRLLDACNIVEIELIDHIIYNPQGYFSFKSEGII
- a CDS encoding HD domain-containing phosphohydrolase; translated protein: MNNNFYEKLLTIWERLNSELDIDFVLTNAMSLLEEEIGAERSSIWEIDSDKNEIFFRILSGDESEKLKEIRLKMGEGVVGHTISEKKVIIINNVKQSPYWSKKVDSVSHFETKSILSVPLEYKGEVIGAIQLINKIKGDGFSKEDSEKVKMIAIPISTALVNAKMYNELKNIFFETSLALADAIEKRDYYTAGHTRRVMKYSVMIGERLGFSKEQLYWLSLSAILHDIGKIGIPDAILNKQAPLDSAEREIMKKHPVLGYEIVKKVEGLRKALDGILYHHETEDGSGYPEGLKNGEIPLFAKIISVCDTFDAMTTDRPYRKALSYQKAIEEIDKYSGKQFDPRVVEVFKTIINEKVMRELNEG
- a CDS encoding 3',5'-cyclic-nucleotide phosphodiesterase, with product MKVEVLGCSGGKDKNSNLPSFLIDGKILFDCGSVCSSLSVERQGDIEVCFISHAHFDHICDLPFVADNLSISGKNLRIFATKETLKLISENVFNGKIWPDFRKIPDRENPTLIFEEVSDGEVLKIEGYEIEFFNVYHTEGSIGFIISDEKSKLAYTADTYQTNGLWKKLYEKGVKSIITECSFPSKRGKIAEVSYHLSVETFIQELKKMDKFDNIFVFHLKPHYKDLIEKELKSFDVKILKDGEIIEI